CAATTTCTGTATGGCCTGATCAAACCTGCTTTTTTCTATGGGTTTCAGCAGATAATCTACTGCATTTACTTCAAAAGCTTTAATTGCATATTCATCAAAAGCTGTAGTAAAGATCACTGCCGGGTGTTTATCTACCAGCTCCAGCATTTCAAAGCCATTAATCTTAGGCATTTGAATGTCCAGAAATATAAAATCAGGCTGATGCTGCGTAATGGCCTTAATGCCTTCAAATCCGTCATTGCATTCTGCAACAATCTCAATATCTGGAAAACTGCTTAAATAATATTTTACCACATCCCGGGCAAGAGATTCATCATCTATTAGTATCGTTCTCATCATTGTTTCTGAGGTATTTTAAGCGTGGTTATAAACATATTTTCTTCCGTGGCCCTGGTTTGTAATAATTTCTCATCTCCAAACAACAAATATAACCTCCTTTTTATGGCGGTCAATCCAAATCCGGTTCCTCCGGTAGCTTTCATTTCCGGATCAAATGGATTTTGAACCGTCACTTCCAGCATGTTGTTCTCCACTGTTACCAGAATGGAAATGGTAATTGCAGCAGAGGTATTGTACAAACCGAATTTGATTGCATTCTCTACAATGGGTTGCAACAAAGTTCCCGGAAGGCATAAATTTAGAGTTTCTTCTTCAACTTTCGCATCAATATTTAAACGATGACTAAAGCGTACTTTTTCAATATCCAGGTATAGCTGGATGTACTCCATCTCCTCTCCTACATTTACCCAGATATCATCATCTCTTTTTAAGGTACCCCGCAGAAAGGAAGCCAGCTTCATGATCATTGTACCCGCTTCCTGAGGATTCATAATCGTCAGGGCATACACAGAATTCAGACTGTTAAAGAGGAAATGCGGCTGTAACTGATGCCTCAGTTTATTCAACTCAGCCTCTTTTGATAAGTTTTGCGCAGTTAACAAACGCTCCTGGGTAGCAGATTGCTCTTCCAGACGATACCATAAAATATTGGCCAGGGCGCACCAGGCTAAGAAAATGAAGACGATGATGAACCGCAGGATTAGTGACAACTGCAGGAAGCTTCTGTAAGTAGGCTCGTCTGCAAATAAATAGCTCAGTGCAACATTGCTGGTGAAGGTAATCAGACCTGCCAGCATTAAAGTAAGCACCAGTATAAAGAGAATGGTTTCGTTTTTTGGCTGATAATAGCCCAGCATATTACTCAATATCATACAGGCCATAGCAAGCAGGCTATTGGTGATCAGACTATCCGCAGCAGAGATGAACCAGTTAAAATTTAAGGTAAAATAAAAAAGCAGAATAAACACAGCAGCCCAGGCCATAAATATGGCCGTGGCAAATCGTTGAATATTCTTATTGGCAAGCGGTCTGTTGGTCAAAATAATTTTAATTAGGATTCTCTATGTATATACTTTGATGCAGAAACGCCTCCCGACGTTTCAGTTCATCTAAAAAAACAACCATATCTTTTGGCTCATGCAATACAGAGCCGACCTCAGAGCCATGTCCGGGAGGTTCTATCTCATACAAATCAGCGATACATATGAACTCCCACTTTACCAGTTCTCCATTACAATTGCGGAATGGACGGTGAAAGTTTTCAGATTGCCCTTCTCCTTTCTGAAGGGCATCCTGAGCATCTACAGCTTGAATCAGCCGCAATTGTTCATCAAACTGAGAGGCATAATTTCCATCTCCGCTGATGATCTGAAAAATATATCTTAGCACAAACCATTTCATCGGTATTCATTTTAAAAGTTCCGGATCTCTACCCCACCGAATAAAGCGATCCCTGTGATTTTAATAATTTTATCAGCCCCGTCGGATACAATTACCGGCCCTCTCTTATCCTCCATTCCACCAAAAACGGCCGTTACCTCTGATTTTACAATCCAGCTGGAGGGAATAATAATTTTGATTCCACCGAAAACAGCCACCACTTCTATCGCAATACTTCCTTCAAAATCAGCCTGGGTAAGGTTTAAGTTACAACCTCCAAAAACGGCAACGACTTCACCACCTTTAAAGTTCTTGGAATAGATATTATGATCAGCTCCCCCAAAAACACTTACTGCGTCTACAAGATCATTCTCATCTGTCCATTGCCCCTTTTTTGTTTCATCAGTTGCAGATGGAACATCTTCAGTTTCCGTAAAATCAAAGCTATTCCCGAAACTGGCGTGTTTTCTCTTCCACTTTTCATAATTAGACCCTTTTCCCTTAGGCTTCAGAATCAGGAACAGCCCCACGATTATGAATCCGAAAGCAAAAAAATACTTGGACAGGTCAAAATCCACCATATCCCTCATCGTAAAGTAACCACCTATCAATACCATGATCAGCCAGCCCGCGCCATCAAAATTCCGCTTATAACCAACCAACAGCCCGATCGCGATCAATAAAGTATGCCAGCTCAGTATCCAGTGAGGAATTTCAATACCCACATTTCTCAAAAGGAACACCAAACCAATCAGGAGGAGAATTAAACCACTCCATATTCTGTTGTTCTTACAATCTTTCCACTTTTCCATTTTCTTATATTTTCAATATCACCTATTTGTTCATTTGTGTTGAAAGCTCCACATGCTGATCTTTTATATAATCTGTTGACCTTTCTATAATCAAATGTATAGAGCCTGACTGCATTTACAAACAAGAACGGCTCCGGAAGAGGCCAATAGTCGGTAAACTCCTATTTTTAATCGGTAAAAATTATCCGTTAATTTGAATTCCTAACTATTTATCCGCAAAATCCGCAACCCAATCATGAAGAAATTACTGATCGCCTTACTTTTATCATTCCCCCTGATTACACTTGGACAATCCGGGGAACAGCATTTCAAAATATATGATGTAAAAAAACAAGGGATCATCAATCTGGATGAGTTGGTTGCTCAGATGAAAGACATCGACATTCTCTTTTTCGGAGAAGAACATAATGATTCTATTGGTCATATCCTGGAATTTGAATTGTTAAAAAAAATAAAGACCACTTATCCTAAAACTGCACTGACCCTGGAAATGTTCCATACCGATACCCAGCCGGTAATCAATGAATATCTGGCAGGCGTCATTTCAGAAAAGAATTTTATTAAAGAAGCAAGGGCATGGAATAATTATAAAGACTATCGGCCAATGATCGAATTCGCCAAAACCAACCAGGTTCCTGTTATTGGTGGAAATGCTGCTGCAAGATATAGTAATGCAGTCACTAAGTCTGGTCTGGAAGCTTTAAGGGGGTTTCCGGAAGCCTCCCGGCCTTTCCTTCCCCCGCTTCCTGTGGATACCGCCACCGGCAGATATTATGATAAATTTATAGAAACCCTCGGCGGCCATAATATGGGCAATATGAAGATTTATCAGACGCAGAACCTTTGGGATGCAGCCATGTCCTGGTCAATCGTCAAATATTACAAAGCCAATAAGGGAGTTAAGATTTTTCAGGTCAACGGACGTTTTCATAGCGATGAGAAACTGGGAACACTGGCAAAATTAAAACAACACCTGCCTAAGCTTAAAATTGCTAATATTTCCTGCTTTTCAGGAGATGACTTTGGCAACCCTGACTGGCATAAACATCAGCACCTTGCCGACTATATTATCCTTACTGACCCCGGGATCAAAAGAACTTTCTAACGGGTCTGCACATCGTTTATCCAATCAGCAGATACAAAAAAGGGCTTTAAGAAAATGATCATTTTCTTAAAGCCCTTTTGATTTCTTAAGACCTGGTTATTTGCTTTTCAGCAAATCGCGTATTTCTGTAAGTAACACCTGATCCTGTGTTGGCGGAACCACTGCAGGAGCTGCTTCTTCTTGTTTTCTTTTCATTTTGTTGATTGCTTTCACCATCAGGAAGATGATAAAGGCTAAAATGAAGAAATTGATCACTTCTGTTACGAAGTTACCCCATGCAAATACAGGACCTATTTTCCTTGCATCTTCCAGAGAAGCAGTTGGATTAGATTCTACAAATTGCCTTACTTTTTCACTTAATGGCAGATAAAAATTCACGAAACCCTTATCTCCGATCAATAAGCTAACAGGAGGCATGATCAAATCATTCACTAAAGAGGTCACAATCTTACCGAATGCACCTCCAATAATCACACCGACAGCCAGGTCAATCACGTTCCCCTTGACTGCAAATTCTTTAAATTCTTTTACAAAACTCATAAGTAGTATTAGTTTTAGTTTTTAAACATCGTAATAAAAGTATAAACTTTATTTTTAAAACAAGGCATTAATCCGGCTATTGCCCCCATTTTTTTAGCGGGACTAAACAAACCTGGTGGCAATTCAACCCGGAAAGGTGCTCCTTAACCAGAAAAAAAACAAGCAGTTAACCAAAGTATTCCCAGTGCTTAAAAGCATGCCTGCCAATCAGCTAAAAATCAGTTAAACCGATTTCCTCAGTTATTCTGGTTTACCAAAAACACAATAATACTTGTCGGGATAGTTTATATCTAAACCAAATTCGTATTTTTGGAGCGGGTACACAATACCGATTTTATAAAACATGCTTAAACAACATCTACAACAAAAACTACTTCAGAAGCTTTCTCCACAGCAAATTCAATTTATAAAATTGCTGCAAGTACCTACAGTTGCATTAGATACCCGTATAAAAGAAGAATTAGAAGAAAATCCGGCACTTGAAGATCCCAGCCTGATGATCGCTGATGAACCAAAAGGAGAATATGATGATCTGAATGATACTCCGGATGATTTTGATGCTGGTGCTAAGGAAGAGAATACAGATGAGTTTAATGTAGATGATTATTTACAGGACGATACGCAAAATGATTACAGTACCTCCTATAATAATGATGATGACGAAGAAAAGAAAGAAACTCCGATTGCTATTGAGAGTACCTTTTTTGAGAGCTTACAGGAACAACTGGATTTAGT
This region of Pedobacter steynii genomic DNA includes:
- a CDS encoding sensor histidine kinase, with the protein product MTNRPLANKNIQRFATAIFMAWAAVFILLFYFTLNFNWFISAADSLITNSLLAMACMILSNMLGYYQPKNETILFILVLTLMLAGLITFTSNVALSYLFADEPTYRSFLQLSLILRFIIVFIFLAWCALANILWYRLEEQSATQERLLTAQNLSKEAELNKLRHQLQPHFLFNSLNSVYALTIMNPQEAGTMIMKLASFLRGTLKRDDDIWVNVGEEMEYIQLYLDIEKVRFSHRLNIDAKVEEETLNLCLPGTLLQPIVENAIKFGLYNTSAAITISILVTVENNMLEVTVQNPFDPEMKATGGTGFGLTAIKRRLYLLFGDEKLLQTRATEENMFITTLKIPQKQ
- a CDS encoding DUF4288 domain-containing protein; the protein is MKWFVLRYIFQIISGDGNYASQFDEQLRLIQAVDAQDALQKGEGQSENFHRPFRNCNGELVKWEFICIADLYEIEPPGHGSEVGSVLHEPKDMVVFLDELKRREAFLHQSIYIENPN
- a CDS encoding LiaF transmembrane domain-containing protein, translated to MEKWKDCKNNRIWSGLILLLIGLVFLLRNVGIEIPHWILSWHTLLIAIGLLVGYKRNFDGAGWLIMVLIGGYFTMRDMVDFDLSKYFFAFGFIIVGLFLILKPKGKGSNYEKWKRKHASFGNSFDFTETEDVPSATDETKKGQWTDENDLVDAVSVFGGADHNIYSKNFKGGEVVAVFGGCNLNLTQADFEGSIAIEVVAVFGGIKIIIPSSWIVKSEVTAVFGGMEDKRGPVIVSDGADKIIKITGIALFGGVEIRNF
- a CDS encoding ChaN family lipoprotein, with protein sequence MKKLLIALLLSFPLITLGQSGEQHFKIYDVKKQGIINLDELVAQMKDIDILFFGEEHNDSIGHILEFELLKKIKTTYPKTALTLEMFHTDTQPVINEYLAGVISEKNFIKEARAWNNYKDYRPMIEFAKTNQVPVIGGNAAARYSNAVTKSGLEALRGFPEASRPFLPPLPVDTATGRYYDKFIETLGGHNMGNMKIYQTQNLWDAAMSWSIVKYYKANKGVKIFQVNGRFHSDEKLGTLAKLKQHLPKLKIANISCFSGDDFGNPDWHKHQHLADYIILTDPGIKRTF
- the mscL gene encoding large conductance mechanosensitive channel protein MscL codes for the protein MSFVKEFKEFAVKGNVIDLAVGVIIGGAFGKIVTSLVNDLIMPPVSLLIGDKGFVNFYLPLSEKVRQFVESNPTASLEDARKIGPVFAWGNFVTEVINFFILAFIIFLMVKAINKMKRKQEEAAPAVVPPTQDQVLLTEIRDLLKSK